GTCGCCGCCGTCGGCGACCGCCGCGACCGCCGCGACCGCGCGGTCCGGGAGGACCGTCTCGACGGATTCACCCGTCAGATCGGCCGGTTCGCGCCCCAGGTATCGCTCGACGCTCGCGTCGGCGAACGAGACCCGCTCGTCCTCGACGACGAGGACGCCGGCCGCGGTCGCGCTCGCGACGGCGTCGAGCGTCGCCCGCGCGTCCGCGCCGTCGACCGCGTACCCGTCCCGGTTCGTTCCGTCCGTCTCCGGCCGCGACCCGTTGCCCGTCACGTTGGCGGGGACTACGTCGCGAGCGCGCAAAAGCGTACTCCACGGGTTCGGCGGTGCCCGAGCGGTCGCCGGTTCGCTGTTCTCAGCGAGCTGTAACTACCGAAACGAAGGTACGCCGGTGGGGGGTACCAGCGAGTAGGGCGACTCCGATGATACACCACCCCGACCACGACATCGAACTGTACCGCGACGACGGGACCTACCGGGTCTTCGTCGACCTGCCGGGGTTCGACCCCGAGGACATCGAGGTAACGTGGGTCCACCACCGGCTGACGGTCTCGGCGCGGCGGACCGGCGGCCCCGGGAGCTCGCGCGTCTTCGACCACCAGGTGAACGTCCCGCGGGCCGTGGACGACGACGGCATCACCGCGACCTACCGGGAGGGGGTCCTCGACGTCGAACTCCCGGTCGACCGGAGCGAGAGCCCGCCCGGTCGCCGGATCGAGATCGAGACGTAGGGGCGCGGTCGGGTGGTTCCGGCGGCGGTCCGGCGGGCGGTCCGCGACCGCGGGTCTGACTCCGAGAACGGGCCGCGACCGACGGGCGAGCTAGACGACGGTGAACCGGTCGGCGACCTTCGTCTCGACGGTCTCGTCGTCGGCCTCGACGGTGACCTCGTAGCGGTAGGTCCCCCGCTCGGTGTCGGCGTCGGTGGCGATCTTCGACCCCCAGGTCTCGGCCGAGTAGGCCTCGTGGTCGCCCCGCCAGTTCAGCTCCAGCGGCCCGTACTCGGCGTCGGGGAACTCGACGCGCACGGCGTCGACGGCGTCGTCGCCGAGCGGGTCGCCCGTCTCGGGGTCGTAGAGGGCGACGTGGAGGCCGACCTCCATCCCGGCTGCGAACCGGCCGAGGCTGGCACAGGAGGTGGTCGTCGGCGGCGGCGTCGGGGTCGGCGTGGGGGTGGGCGTCTCGGTCTCCTCGTCGGGGGTCGCCGCGGGGTCGTCGGTCCCGTCGCCGGGATCCGTCGGGGTGTCCGGACCGACGGGCTCGTCGGTGGTGGTGGTCTCGGTCGTGACCGTCGGCGTGTCGGTGTCGGTGTCGTCGTCGCCGGTGCCGGGGTCGGTGATGTACTGACAGCCGGAGACACTCGCCGTTGCCCAGGTCGCCGCGCCCGCCGCCATGAGTCGCCGTCTCGTCACTCGCCCGTCGTCCGCCGAGTCGGACCGGTCGCTCCCCGCCGGCCGTTCGTCCTGTTCGCCCGCGCGACCGTCGCGGTCGGCTCCGGAGGTGTCTTCAGCCATCTCGCTAGGGTCTTCGGGGAGTTTCGGGTAAAACGGCGGGCGTCTCTCCCAGTGAGTTAGAACTACGGCGAGGGTTTTGTCGACACCTCGTGGAGTTGCGTGTGTAATGAGCCGCGACAGCAGCTACTCGACCGAGGAGGAATCGTCCGCCGGTCCGGGCGAACCCGACGACGGGGCGACCCGAAGGCGCGTGCTCGCGGGCGGCGCCGCCAGTTGGGCCACCGTCGCGCTCGCCGGCTGTCCCGGCGGCGGGGCCGACACCGACACCGCCGAGCCGGCCGCAACGGACACGGAGACGCCGACCGACACGCCGACGGCGACGCCCGAACCCGAGCCGGAGAACTACGTCGTGACCGCCGAGACCGGGACTGGTGAAGTCCCCGAGGGCGCCGCGTTCGCGTCGGCGTGTTCGGCGACCCGACGGTTCGTCCCCGGCATGCTGGCGGTGTTCTACGTCGGCATCTACGACCCCGAGACGGGCGACCAGCTCACCGACGAGGACCTCGACAGCGTCGTCGTCGACGTCGACGGTGGCGAGTCGGTCGAACTGAGCTGGGCCGGCGACGACGAGGAGAACCCTGCCGAGGAGTGGAGCGGCTCCTGGCAGCTCCCCGACGATATCTCGACGGGCACCTACGCGTACACGGTGGAGGTCACCGACGGCGACGCGAACTTCCGCGCCGTGGGCATCCTCGAAGACGCCATCGAGGTCATCGAGTACTCGAACCCGACGAACTACGTCGTCACGACCGAGACGTTCTGGAACGGCGCCCCCGTCGAGTCGGCGGGCGGCTTCGTCGGCGGCTGCGCGCCCGAGCGGCAGTTCAGCCCGGAGATGGACGTGACCTTCTCGATCGGCATCTACGACGGGTCTAGCGGCGACCTCGTCGGCGGCGACGCCCTCGACTCCGTCACGGTGGAGTCGACCGACGGCGCCTTCGACCCCGTCGAACTGTCCTGGCAGGAGAGCGGCGAGGAGACGACGGCCCAGTGGACCGGGACGCTCGAGACCGAGGCGCTCGACCCCGGCAGTTACGGCTACGACGTGGTCGTCACCGACGGAGAGGCGAACTTCTACGACGTGGGGATCGCCTCGAACCAGTTCACGATCATCGAAGTGTAGCGACCGCGCGACCCCCCGCACATCAATGAGCCATCCCGACGACACGCGACCCGAGGAACCGACCGGCGAGGAGTCCGAGGAGCGGCCGCCAGCGGACGCCGACCCGGAACGCCCGGCTGACGACGACGGCGTCGAGCGCCTGGAGTTCGCCGACGCCGTCTACGTCGACGCAGCGCCCGGGGCGCTGTGGGACCACTTGTCGGACCCGGAGACGCTCACCCGGTGTGTCCCCGGCGCCGAGTCGATCGAGCGGCTGTCCGAGCGGCGCTATTCGGTCGAGATCACGCGGGGGGTGAGCCGCCTCACCGTCTCGCTGTCCGGCGAGGCCGAGTTCGTCGAGATGGACCCGCCGGACCACGTCGTCACGAGCGCGACCGCGTTCGACTCGACGACCGGCAGCGAGTTCGACGTGCTCGCCGCCATGGAGATCCGGGACGGCGACCGATACGGGTCGAAGCTGGCCTACACCGCCGAGGTGACCTACACCGGGGGTGCCGCCACGCTCAACCCGTCCGTGTTGCGCCCGATCGTCGAACGGGACATCGACTCCTACTTCGGGACCCTCACCGAGGTCGTCGAGGGCGACGACTGACCCGGATCGCGCTGCGGTATCGCTCCGGTCGGCCGGTCCACCGACCGGCAGTGGCCCACCCTCGACCGCCGTCTTCCCATCGAGTAGCAATCTCCGCTACCCGTTTATCCGAACGCGGGGTAGCCCGACGTGTATGACCGGACAGCATTCAGCCGACGCCGACCGTGGACGCGACGAGCGCGACGACCGACGGCGTCGGACCGGGGTTCCCTCGCGGCGCGCGTTTCTCGCGACGGGTGCGGCGGTCTCGGCGGCGTCGCTCGTGGGGTGTCTGGGGTCCGACTCGCCGACGACCGCGACGCCCGACGCGGGCGGCGAGGCGGCCGGCGACGGCTCGACGCCCGGCGGGACCGCGTCGTCGACCGGCGCCACCGTATCGACGGCCGGCGAGCCCGAGCCGCCGTGGACGACCGAGCAACTCGCCGACTACGTCGGCGACGGCGCCGAGGTCACGATCTACGCGGGGACGGGCGACTCCCAGCAGTGGTACGACCTCGTCGACGTGATCAACGACGAGTTCGGGACGAGCGTCGAGGCGACGGTCTTCGCCAGCGACGGCGCGGCCGTCTCCCAGCGGCTCCTCCAGGAGCGCCAGGCCGGCGAGGACGCGGCCGACGTGATCAGCGTCGCGTCGAACCTCCGCGACCGGATCAAACAGAAGGGCCGCGAGGAGGGGACCGCCTACGCGAAGGAGTGGTTCGAGTGGGGCATCGACGAGAACTTCTGGTTCGGCGACGCCCTACCCGACAAACGCGTGCTCCCGTTCCTGGTGTCGGGGTTCAACGGCGGCGCCGGGGTCGTCCTCCCGGTGAGCACGGAGATCTTCGACGAGCAGGGGCTGGACTACCCGGAGACGTACAACGACCTGTTCGACGACCAGTACGAGGGGCTCGAAGTGGCCTTCTCCGGCTACGTCAGCTCCGGGATGATCGGCTGGATCACCCGCTACCACGCCGCCCAGACGGACATGGGCGAGATGGAGTGGATCCGGAGCCTGATGGACCACTTCGAGGTGGTCGGGGTCAACTCTCACTCGGCCGGGATGCGCGAGGTCGGGAAGGGCAACGCCGCGATGATGCTGTACAACTGGCCGTGGGCGGCCGCCCCGTTCGTCAAGAACGAGGACCTGGCCGTCGAGGGCATCTTCACCGACCCCGCCAAGCGCAACGCCACGGAGGGCGGCCTGAGCATCAACCGGGAGGCGCCGCACCCGTGGGTCGCCCGCTACTTCGTCAGCGCGATGCTGGAGAAGTCGGTCCAGCGGCGGATCCTGACCGACGTGACCGACCAAGTGCCAGTCCGGACCGATCTGGACCTCTCGGATATCGACATCGACCCGTACACGGAGCGGCGCCTGAACGCGAACCTGTTCCCGATCGGGTTCTGGGAGTCCGCGGAGTACTCCACGCTCGGCCAGAGAGCCGTCGACACCGGCATGTTCGAGCCGTAGTCGGGACGAACGGAACGCGCGCTGTGACTCCCCCACTGGTAGGCATGGATAGCACCGATCCCTCGAACGCGCCCGGAGGCGAGCGATGAGCGTCCGCGACGACGTGGCCGCCGCGCTAGAGGGTGTCGGCGGGCTCGCAGACCGCCGGTTCTCGGCCAAGCGACTCGTCCTCGGGACGATCGTCGCGGGCGTCGCCGTCCTGACGCTGGTGCCGCTGGTCTTTCTCCTGTGGACGAGCGTCTGGTCGGGCTATCCCGGCGAGATCGGCGGGTCGTTCACGCTCGCGCACTTCGTCGACGTGTACCGCGAGGGATTTTTCGACGTGCCGACGCTGCTGGCGAACACCCTCGTCGTCGCGGTCGGGATGACGGTCACCGGTATCGCGCTCGGGCTGACGCTGGCCTGGCTGTTCGTGCGGACGAACCTCCCGACGAAGGGCGGGCTGGAGCTGGTCCTGCTGTCCGGCCAGGCGATCCCGGGGTACGTCTTCGGGATCATGTACATCACCGCCTACGGGCCACAGAACGGGCTCGTCTCGGTCGCCGTCGCCGACGCGCTGGGCCTGGGGTCGCTCTCGGTCGGTCTGTTCACCCCGTGGGGGGTCGCGTTCGTCGCGGGCGTCAACGTCGTCTCGACGGCGTATCTGCTGACGGTGCCGGCACTGCAGGACATGGACGCGTCGTTCGAGGAGGTGAGCCGGATCCACGGAGCGAGCGTCACCCAGACGCTGCGGTCGGTCACGCTCCCGCTGGTCAAGCCGGCGCTCCTCTCGGCGGTGATCACGGTCTTCCTCTACGGCATGGGGGAGTTCGCCATCGTCTCGGTGCTCGGCTCGCGCCGCGGGTTCGACGTGTACTCGACCGCCATCGGGTCGGCGATCAACTCGCGGTTCCCGCCGGCCTACGGCGAGGCCGCCGCGCTGGCGTGTAGCCTGCTGCTCGCGACGGGCGTCCTCGTCTACTACTACCGACGGGTGACGAGCCGGAAACGGGAGTTCATGACGCTGACCGGTCGGACCGGTCGACGCCGGACCTGGGACCTGGGTCGGTGGCGGTGGCCGCTCGCCGGCGGGCTGTGGGCCGTCGTCTCACTCGTGTGGATCCTACCGATCCTCGCGCTGGCGCTCACGTCGCTGCACTCGACGTGGACGGGCCACGTCCGGCTCTCGGGGCTCTCGGTCGAACACTACGTCACGGCGGTCACGAGCTCGGGGTTGCGCGAGGCGTTCGTCAACAGCGTCCTGGTCGCGGTCGGCGCGGCGACGCTGGGGACGGTCCTCGTCGTCGGGGCGGCCTACTACACCGAGCGGACCGACGGGCGCTTTCGCGGCGCGGTGGACTTCCTGACGCTCACGCCGCTGGCGGTGCCGGGGATCATCACCGGCGCCGGGCTGATCTTCCTGAGCCTCTGGGTCGGCAAGCTCCCGGGCGTCACCCTCTACGGGACGCTGGCTATCATCGCCCTCGGGTCGGTGATCGTCTTCCTCCCGGTCTCCTCGCGTATCGCGGTCGGGAACGTCGTCCAGATCCACTCGGTGCTGGAGGAGGCCGCGCGGGTCGCCGGCGCCTCCTGGCTCCGCCAGCTACGCGAGGTGTTCCTCCCGCTGTTCCGCAACACGGCGGTCGTCCTCTGGTTCTTCCTGGCGGTCCACGTGTTCCAGCTGCTGTCGATCCCGTGGATGACCTACTCCTCGGACACGGTGGTGATCCCCGTCGAGCTGTTCCAGCTCTACATGTACGAGCCGGCGCTGTCGCTGGTCGCCGCCATCTCGACCGTCTTCATCGGGCTGACTGTCGTCTTCGTGCTCGCGATGCGGGTCTGCGGCATCACCTTCTACGAACTCGGCCAGCACTGAGGTCCCGATCGCGCCCGGGGCGGGGATCGGCCGCGACCTCGCTCGGACGGCCCCCCCGCAGTTCCCACGGCGTAGAAATCCGCGGAGGGGGTTAATGCGTGGGCGGGGTAGCTCGAACCGAGACGACCGGCGGGCCGTCGGGTCGGGACGACCGGCCACCGGCCCGTCGGGGACACCACCACAGCTATGGACAGTGACACGCGGCTGACGGTACGGGACCTGGAGAAGGGGTTCGGTAGCGAGTTCCACCTCTCGGGGGTCGACGTGACGGTCGGCGCCGACGAGATCGTCGCCCTGCTCGGCCCGAGCGGCTGCGGCAAGACGACGGTCCTCCGGTGCGTCGCCGGCGTCGAGACGCCCGACGGCGGCGAGATCGCCATCGACGGCGAGCCCGTCTTCGACGGCGACACCTCGCTGCCGCCGGAGCGACGCGACCTGGGGATGGTCTACCAGAACTACGCGATCTGGCCCCACAAGACCGTCCACGAGAACGTCGTCTTCCCGCTCGAACACGCGACGGACGTACCGAGCGGGGAGTACGACGAGCGAGTCGCGGAGGTGCTCGAACTGATGGAGATCCCGGAGCTCGCGGAGTCGCCGGCGACCGACCTCAGCGGCGGCCAGAAACAGCGGACGGCGCTCGCCCGGGCCATCGTCCACGACCCCGGACTGCTACTGCTGGACGAGCCGCTGAGCAACCTCGACAAGGAGCTTCGCAAGCACATGCGCTACGAGCTCCAGCGGCTGCAACACGAACTCGGGCTCAGCGTGCTGTACGTGACCCACGACCAGCAGGAGGCGTTCTACCTCGCCGACCGGGTGCTCGTGATGAACGACGGGGACGTCGTCGAGCGCGGCGAGCCCGAGGCGCTGTACCGGCGGCCCGAGTCACCGTTCACCCGGCAGTTCGTCGGCGTCCGCAACCGCTTCACCGGGACGACCGAACCGAGCGGCGACGGCGACCGGGTCGTCCGGACCCCGTTCGTCGACTTCCCGCTCGGCAACGTCGATTACGTCGAAAACGGCGGTGAGACGGACGACGTGGAGTGTTTCCTCCGGCCTGACGACGTCCAGATCGGCCAGTTCGCCGGCGAGGTCGACGGGCGCATCGAGCTGTCGGGGACGGTCGTCGCCGAGGGCATCATCGGCGACCGGTACGAACTGACGGTCCGGATCGACGACACCGACGCGACGCTGGTCGTCCACACCGACAGCTACCGGCAGTTCGACCGCGGCGACGGGATCAACCTCCAGTTCCAGCCCAAGGCCCTGCAGGTCTACGAGGCCGAGACCTGACCGGCGCCGTCCGGTCGCGACCGCGCTCGTCCGGGTTCGACAGCACCGCCCCTCCGTTTCAGGTCCGCGCGACCGAGCAGTCGACGAACAGCTCGTCGAGGTCGTACCGGTCGGGGATCAGTCCCTGGTTCTCGGCGTACGTCTGGAACTTCTCCAGCTCGGGGACGGTGCGGTCGGTCAGGCCGTACTCCCAGGCGTCCTCGCCGAGGATCCGGTCCTGTTCGACGAGGTGGAGGTGCCCCCAGGTGTTGGTCGTGTGGGTGCTGGGGCTCAGGTTGGCTTCGAGGGCGTCGTCGCGGGCCTCGCGGAAGGCGTCGAACAGCGAGACGGCGAGCCACGGGTGGGCCTCCAGCAGTTCGTCGCGGACGGCGACGGTGTGCATGATCGGGTGGATCCCCGTGTCGCGGTAGTACTCGCGTTCGGTCTCGACGGGGTCGTCGAACATGAGCGCGGCGTCGTCGGACTCGACGACGCTGTGGAACATTGCGTTGGCGGGCTCCATGGCGGCGACCAGCTCGCCGTCGAAGAACATCGCCCGCAGGTCGTCGGGGTCGACCATCGCCTCGCCGCCCTGCTCGCCCGGCACCGTGCGGATGTCGAAGCGGTCGGGGATGTCGACCGGCACGTCGTCGCCCTTGCGGCGGAACCAGGTCACCTCCGAGAGGTCGAGCCCGTAGCGCTCGCGGGCGATGCCGCGCATCCACACGTCCCGCGTCGTCTGCCAGGACTGGATCCCGACCCGCTCGCCGGCCAGGTCCGACGGGTCGTCGATCCCGGCGTCGGTCCGACGGTAGCAGAACGACTGGGGGAACTTCTTGCACGGGAAGACCGGGATCGCGGTGAAGGGATACTCCTCGGGCCGTTCGTGCGAGGAGAGGTACGACGCCAGCGACACCTCGCACACGTCGAAGTCGCCGCGCTCGAAGAAGCGGCGGTGGCGTCGCGGGGGGTACTCGGCCACGACGGTCGCGTCGACGCCGTCGGGTTCGACCGCACCCGTCAGCAGCGACCGCGTCAGGTCGCGGGTCCAGCAGGCGATCGACAGGTCCAGTGCCATACCCGAACCGTCGCGCGTCGCGGCCGTAAGCCCGGCCGAACGGCCCATCCAGCGGGACGCGACGCAACGCTTAACGGGGCGAATCCGCGACTGCGCGTCACTCCGCGTCGCCGCGCCGCTCGGCGACCGCCGCGACGGCGTCGATGATCTTCTCGTAGCCGGTGCAGCGACAGACGTTGCCCGACAGGGCCGACCGGAGCGCCTCGCGGTCGGCGTCGGGGTCGTCGTCGAGGTGGGCGAGCGCCGACAGCACGAACCCCGGGGTGCAGTAGCCACACTGCAGGGCGCTGTGTTCCTCGAAGGCGTCCTGCACCTCGCGGCCGAGGCTCCCGGTGGCGATGCCCTCGACGGTGGTGACCGATCGGCCGTCGACCTTCGCGGCCATGACCAGACAGGCCTTCACGGCGTCGCCGTCGAGCAGGACGGTGCAGGCGCCACAGCGGCCGCCGTCGCAGCCGGCCTTGACGCTCCGGGCGTCGCAGTCCTCGCGGAGCAGTTCCCGCAGCGAGCGGTCGGGCGGCGTCTCGACGGTCCGCTCCTCGCCGTCGAGTTCGAAGGCGACTCTCATGGCGACCCTCCCGCCCGGCCGATGGCGCTCAGCAGACTCCGCTCGGTGAGCGTCGCGACCAGCCGGCGTTTGTACGCGGGCGACCCCGCCTCGTCGTCGATGGGGTCGATGTCCGCGGGCGCTCGCTCGCTCGCGGCTGCGACGGCCTCGGCGCTCGCCGCCTCGCCGGTCAGGTCGCCCTCCACCGCGTGCGCGCGGACGGGCGTGTCCGCGACGGCCGAGCAGGCGACGCGAGCGGTCTCGACGGCACCGTCGACGAGGGTCACGACCGCGGCGACGCCGGCGGTCGCCCGGCCCGATCCGGCGGCGGCGTGGCGTTCGTAGGCCGAGCCCGACCGCTCGGGATCGGGACGGTCGAACGTCACGTCGGTCACCAGTTCGCCCTCGTGGCGATCCGTTCGGAGGTGGCCGATCAGGAACTCGCTCAGGGGGACGCGCCGGCGGCCGTCCGGGCCCGCCAGTCCCACGTCGGCGTCCAGTGCGCGGAGCGGCGCGAGCAGGTCGAACGTCGGATCGCCGTGGGCGACGGCCCCGCCGACGGTCCCGAGGGTCCTGACCTGCCGGTCGGCGACGACGGCGCAGGCCTCGCCCAGCGCGGCGACGCGGTCGGCCAGGCCGTGGTCGGCCAGTTCGGCGTAGGTCGTCGTCGCGCCGACGGTCGCGCGGCCATCCTCGACCGTGACGCCGGACAGCCCCGGGACCGCGCTCACGTCGACGAACGCGTCGGCGTCGACCAGCCCCTGCCGGACGAGGGGCAGCAGCGTCTGGCCGCCGGCGACGATTCGCACCCGGCCGTCGGCGTCGCGCAGTCGCCGACAGGCGGCCTCGACCGTCTCCGGGCGGTAGTAGTCGGCCTCCGAGCGCCCGGTCGCGTCGGCGGTCCCGTCAGTCATCGCTCTCACTCCCGTCGAGCGCGAACAGCACGTCCTCGTCGCGGACGGGCGCCGCGGTGAACCGCTCGCCGACGGCGTCACGGACCGCGCTCGTGACCGCGGGCGCGACGGGCGTGATCGACGGCGTCCCGACGCCCTTCGCGCCGTACGGACCGGATTCCTCCGCGGACTCGACGATCTCACAGGCCAGCCGGTCGGGCATCTCGGCGGGCGAACTCACGGGGTAGTCGGCCAGTGTCGCGTTGGTCGGCACGCCCCCCTCCAGCTGAACCTCGGAAGTGAGCGCGAACTCGATCCCGTGGCCGACGGCGCCCTCGATCTGGCCCTCGACGAGCGTCGGGTTGATCGCGTAGCCAACGTCCTGGGCGGCGACGTAGGCGGTCACGTCGACCGCGCCGGTCCCGGTGTCGACGGCGACCTCGGCGAAGTGGACGCCGTAGGCCAGCGGCGCCCGCTCGGTCTCGGCGCGACCCGTGACCGCGAGGGGGTCGTCGACGAGCGCGCCGACCGAGATAGCGCTCCCGTCGGGCGACTCGACGCGGCCCTCCCGGACCGCCAGGTCCTCGGGCGGTGCGTCGAGGTGGTCGGCCGCGCGAGCGCGCAGTCGGTCGCACAGGTCGTCGGCGCCGTCGCGGATCGCCGCGCCGACGAGGTACGTCGTCCGGTTGGCGACCGAGCCGTACTTGTCGTCGACCGCGTCGTCGGGGTCGTAGCCCTGGACTGTCACCCGGTCGAGCGCCAGTCCGGTGGCCTCGGCGGCGATCTGGGCGAGCGCGGTCGCGGCGCCCTGGCCCACGTCGATGGCGCCCGTGCGGACGGCCAGCGAACCGTCGGGCGCGAGGGTCAGGCGCGCCCCGGCGTAGTCGTCGTTGTTCCCGGCGGCGGGCGTCGTGATCTGCCCGCCCGCGGCGACGCCCCGG
The window above is part of the Halosimplex rubrum genome. Proteins encoded here:
- a CDS encoding ABC transporter permease, giving the protein MSVRDDVAAALEGVGGLADRRFSAKRLVLGTIVAGVAVLTLVPLVFLLWTSVWSGYPGEIGGSFTLAHFVDVYREGFFDVPTLLANTLVVAVGMTVTGIALGLTLAWLFVRTNLPTKGGLELVLLSGQAIPGYVFGIMYITAYGPQNGLVSVAVADALGLGSLSVGLFTPWGVAFVAGVNVVSTAYLLTVPALQDMDASFEEVSRIHGASVTQTLRSVTLPLVKPALLSAVITVFLYGMGEFAIVSVLGSRRGFDVYSTAIGSAINSRFPPAYGEAAALACSLLLATGVLVYYYRRVTSRKREFMTLTGRTGRRRTWDLGRWRWPLAGGLWAVVSLVWILPILALALTSLHSTWTGHVRLSGLSVEHYVTAVTSSGLREAFVNSVLVAVGAATLGTVLVVGAAYYTERTDGRFRGAVDFLTLTPLAVPGIITGAGLIFLSLWVGKLPGVTLYGTLAIIALGSVIVFLPVSSRIAVGNVVQIHSVLEEAARVAGASWLRQLREVFLPLFRNTAVVLWFFLAVHVFQLLSIPWMTYSSDTVVIPVELFQLYMYEPALSLVAAISTVFIGLTVVFVLAMRVCGITFYELGQH
- a CDS encoding Hsp20/alpha crystallin family protein, translated to MIHHPDHDIELYRDDGTYRVFVDLPGFDPEDIEVTWVHHRLTVSARRTGGPGSSRVFDHQVNVPRAVDDDGITATYREGVLDVELPVDRSESPPGRRIEIET
- a CDS encoding type 2 periplasmic-binding domain-containing protein, yielding MALDLSIACWTRDLTRSLLTGAVEPDGVDATVVAEYPPRRHRRFFERGDFDVCEVSLASYLSSHERPEEYPFTAIPVFPCKKFPQSFCYRRTDAGIDDPSDLAGERVGIQSWQTTRDVWMRGIARERYGLDLSEVTWFRRKGDDVPVDIPDRFDIRTVPGEQGGEAMVDPDDLRAMFFDGELVAAMEPANAMFHSVVESDDAALMFDDPVETEREYYRDTGIHPIMHTVAVRDELLEAHPWLAVSLFDAFREARDDALEANLSPSTHTTNTWGHLHLVEQDRILGEDAWEYGLTDRTVPELEKFQTYAENQGLIPDRYDLDELFVDCSVART
- a CDS encoding ABC transporter ATP-binding protein, with amino-acid sequence MDSDTRLTVRDLEKGFGSEFHLSGVDVTVGADEIVALLGPSGCGKTTVLRCVAGVETPDGGEIAIDGEPVFDGDTSLPPERRDLGMVYQNYAIWPHKTVHENVVFPLEHATDVPSGEYDERVAEVLELMEIPELAESPATDLSGGQKQRTALARAIVHDPGLLLLDEPLSNLDKELRKHMRYELQRLQHELGLSVLYVTHDQQEAFYLADRVLVMNDGDVVERGEPEALYRRPESPFTRQFVGVRNRFTGTTEPSGDGDRVVRTPFVDFPLGNVDYVENGGETDDVECFLRPDDVQIGQFAGEVDGRIELSGTVVAEGIIGDRYELTVRIDDTDATLVVHTDSYRQFDRGDGINLQFQPKALQVYEAET
- a CDS encoding CoxG family protein, giving the protein MSHPDDTRPEEPTGEESEERPPADADPERPADDDGVERLEFADAVYVDAAPGALWDHLSDPETLTRCVPGAESIERLSERRYSVEITRGVSRLTVSLSGEAEFVEMDPPDHVVTSATAFDSTTGSEFDVLAAMEIRDGDRYGSKLAYTAEVTYTGGAATLNPSVLRPIVERDIDSYFGTLTEVVEGDD
- a CDS encoding FAD binding domain-containing protein; amino-acid sequence: MTDGTADATGRSEADYYRPETVEAACRRLRDADGRVRIVAGGQTLLPLVRQGLVDADAFVDVSAVPGLSGVTVEDGRATVGATTTYAELADHGLADRVAALGEACAVVADRQVRTLGTVGGAVAHGDPTFDLLAPLRALDADVGLAGPDGRRRVPLSEFLIGHLRTDRHEGELVTDVTFDRPDPERSGSAYERHAAAGSGRATAGVAAVVTLVDGAVETARVACSAVADTPVRAHAVEGDLTGEAASAEAVAAASERAPADIDPIDDEAGSPAYKRRLVATLTERSLLSAIGRAGGSP
- a CDS encoding transporter, which gives rise to MTGQHSADADRGRDERDDRRRRTGVPSRRAFLATGAAVSAASLVGCLGSDSPTTATPDAGGEAAGDGSTPGGTASSTGATVSTAGEPEPPWTTEQLADYVGDGAEVTIYAGTGDSQQWYDLVDVINDEFGTSVEATVFASDGAAVSQRLLQERQAGEDAADVISVASNLRDRIKQKGREEGTAYAKEWFEWGIDENFWFGDALPDKRVLPFLVSGFNGGAGVVLPVSTEIFDEQGLDYPETYNDLFDDQYEGLEVAFSGYVSSGMIGWITRYHAAQTDMGEMEWIRSLMDHFEVVGVNSHSAGMREVGKGNAAMMLYNWPWAAAPFVKNEDLAVEGIFTDPAKRNATEGGLSINREAPHPWVARYFVSAMLEKSVQRRILTDVTDQVPVRTDLDLSDIDIDPYTERRLNANLFPIGFWESAEYSTLGQRAVDTGMFEP
- a CDS encoding (2Fe-2S)-binding protein codes for the protein MRVAFELDGEERTVETPPDRSLRELLREDCDARSVKAGCDGGRCGACTVLLDGDAVKACLVMAAKVDGRSVTTVEGIATGSLGREVQDAFEEHSALQCGYCTPGFVLSALAHLDDDPDADREALRSALSGNVCRCTGYEKIIDAVAAVAERRGDAE